The following is a genomic window from Pseudomonadota bacterium.
GCTAGGCGGCAAAGGCTGATCCTGCTTCTTCCATTTGGCGGCATAACGGCAAACAGCAGATTCAGAACCGCTATAGCCAAGTGTTTGCAGCTCTTCAAACAACTGACGTATTGTTCGCTTAGGCCTTGCAGTTTTATTATCTCGAAGAAGCTTCTCTAACGACTCAAGATGTTCGCCAAGCGCAGGATATGGCCGGCTTGTGCGAGCATAAGACATGGTTTGAGAACCATCCTTGCGGATGATATCCCGCACCGTATTACGCGACAGCTGCATATCGCGACTGATCGCCCTGATACCATCACCACTGCGGTGACGGTTCAGTATTTTTAACTTAGTTTCCATTATTAACATCTCCAAATTATTACTCCTGTTATCGGTTAAAATAACAACAGTATAGGTTGATAATAATGGATCAACTACATAACAAAAAACCCACCATAAGGTGGGTCAGTTTTGAACGCAGATTAACCCATCAAGTGGGTCATTATTGCATGCGGGTTAACAATCAGTCCAGAAGCTGGGGAAACACTACTGATTAAGGATGTGCTGCTGGCTGAACAGGCTGTATGCCGCCTGATTAAAGTACCACTTACTGATGGTCAATTTGACGCTCTTGCCTCTTTTACCTTCAACCTTAGTAGCGGAGCACTTCAACGCTCCACCCTCCGCCGTAAAGTAAACCGTGAGGAACATGATGAAGCGCCAGAGCAATTCATGCGCTGAGTATGGGCTGATGGTAGGAAGCTGAAAGGGTTGGTTCTGCGGAGGGAGACTGAGGTAATTATTTACCTCAGTAATTCAAAATGAAGTTTTAGTATTTATATTTTTTTACAATCTTTATTAAATTTAGTAGTCATTTTTTTAACAAGCATCAGTTTGTTTAACAGCTCCTGGGTTAAGCTTTCAAAATACTCAATGTCTATCTGTTTACCGCATTGTTTCAATGAATATAGCCTTTTTATTTCAATTTCTAAGGCCCTAATTTCATTTTTAGAAATTAACAGATCGCCGCAAAACTTAGT
Proteins encoded in this region:
- a CDS encoding lysozyme, translated to MLLAEQAVCRLIKVPLTDGQFDALASFTFNLSSGALQRSTLRRKVNREEHDEAPEQFMR